In Vibrio echinoideorum, the sequence TCGTCTTTCAGCATTTTCACTGTTTCGGAAGACATGCCTGCCTTTTGGGCCACGGCCTCGGCTTTATTGGCTGCATCTTCAATCGCTTGCTTACGTACTTCTTGTTGAAGCTTCACGCTGCCAGATTGTGCTTCTTGCAAACGTTTAATGGCTAACGCTAATTGCCCCATGGTTTTGGGATCAATGGTTTTGTCTTTTTCTAACGCCTTCATTTGAAAGTCGAACACTTGAGACTTACCAATTTCGATAAGCGCACGAGAAATATCCGTTTGGGGAATTTCACCAAATTGGCCGACCCATTGATTCGTCAGTTGTTGAGCCTGCTCGTAGCGTTCCATACCCTTACGAAATGTTTGAGCGTAACGACTCATGGCATTGCGTTTGATGTATTCCGGCTCATCAGCCAAGCCTTGTTGGTCAATCTCGACGTTGACTAACGTGCGTATTTTTTCTTGGCTCATCTTGCCATCGCGCAACAGCATGTTGAGTTGGCTTTTCAATTCATCAGGCAGTTGATCAATTTTGCTGATGCGGTGTTTAGTGTGGGTCGATTCCGCCATGGGCTCACACCGGACTTGGGCGCTTAACGCCTGGGTTAGTGGCTTGACCTGTCGCTACATCAATGCCGCGCTGGGTAATGGTTGAAACGAACGTGCCTTTTAAATCTTCATTGGAGATCAACCCTTGTTCTTCAAGCCAAACCAATTCGGCTTTCACTATATCTCGGCTGACTTTGTGACCGTAGGCATCCAACCCGCAATCCAATACGCTATCATTGGCGGTATAACCTGCGGACTCATACAGAACGCGCAAGATGACCAAGCGACGGTCTTTTTGCAGTAGTTCTTTCATCATTTAAGCGGTTTCCTTATCTCGTAAATCATTCTCTAAACGTAAATTGCTGATGTGCTGCAAGGGTTGCAGTGCTGCAGAAAGCGCCTTTAGATCGCCTCGCATGGCTTCAATTGATAGCTTGAGTTCATAAAACTCTTCATGATTGGGAAGCCCACTAACCTTTGATTTCAGTACTTCATGCTCCTGGCGTAGCGTCTCAACCTCTTTCTTTTCTGCGAAGGTTTTCTTCATAGCGAAAGCGGCGAAGGTGCCACCGATGCCAATTCCCCACATCACCCAAGGGGTAAAGGCTCGAATTGCATCAATTGTTTCTGGTTTCATTCATCCTCCAGTTCCGATAGACATCCAACGCAGTGAGTTGAATCGGGGTGAGCCTCAATGCGTTTTCGAGGAATAGGTTCAAGGCATAACGCGCAAAGCACGTCGTCACCCACCTTAACTTGCTCTACGTGTGGCATGGGGTTGCGAGCCATCGCGATGCCGCGTTCGAGTTCGATCTGTTGGTTGGAAACCGATTTGTCTATCCAATCGGTCATGACGCGGTTCCTTGTTTCTTTTCAACATGGCGCAGACCCATAAACGTACCTGCAAGCCCGAGCAACCCAGCGGCTGTCGCCATATCTGCGCCATCGCCATAACCGAGAGCATTAAGGACTGACATGGCGATGACGTAAACACAACCAGCCACGGCGCTAGACACACCAATAAAAGGCCTGGCACGGCGTACTAATGGGTCTTGAGCGCCATCGCCTGATCGAATGGTGGTTTGAGTTTCGTGGTGTTCGGCTTGTCTATCTTGAGCGGCAATGCGTTTACGTTCAGTCAATTCTTTTTCCATCTGAACATTTAACGTTAAAAGCTCTGCTTGTTGCTCTGGTGTCATTTGCTCTAACACATGATTTATCGCGTTTTGTCGGTCGTCTTTATTGGTGAACTCTTTGCCGACCGTTTCAACTGTCTGCGCGACTCTTTCGGCGGTTTCGCTCCCCCCAAATAAAGATGCGATACCACGTATGGCCATTGGCCCCAGCTCAAGAGCCGTGGATGCAATTGCTAAAAGTGACATTGTTTAATACTCCGTAGTTTGGCTAAGCCATCACCTTGAGGTATTGGCAGCACCTTGCCCGTATGGACATCGATTTGATGCTGAATCACGCTTTGCCAACCTTTGTTGAAATGACTTTGCATGGTGGCATCATGGCTGTGTAGTGGTGGGCGACGAGGCTCGGCGCTGTGGTGACGATAAGCAAGTAATTCAAGCTCCAGCCGCTTTTTTTTGCCTTGTTGAAATGACCAATCCCAGTTGCGCCCCATAACATTACGCTCGCTTGATGATAAGCTTGGCGTTCTCGCCATCTAGATAATCAAGCAGCTCATCCATCGCATCGCGCGAGCGTAAAACGGCCCACTCGTCATCAAGCACTCCAAAGTCAAAGCCTGGTGCAATGCAACCTTGAAGCTCTGATACTTTATTCGCAGGATGGAACAGAATATGAGTACGCTGCGATGGGCCCCAAATGGTGACACCTAATGTTTCAGCTTCCAGAGCGAGACATTTACCGAATGTAGGGCTAGTGTGCTGAACCAAGTCATATTCACCTTCAGACACACAAGAGACGCTGGCTTGATTGTTTAAGTTAGGCCGCTCAACGGTTTTAAACATGACATTGCCGTTATCATCCGTTAGATAAGAGAATGTGCCGTGCTTAAAGTAATTACGGTGAAGGGTAAGAGTTTTCTTTTCAGGCATGATTGACTCCCTGTTTGCTCAATGGTTCTGACCAATTTGAGAGTCAATTGTCTAACGTTGGTGACAAGGTGACGCATTCACCTCGGTGCATGTTGAAGTTAGAAAAGATCCAGTAAAAAGAAACGCCTCCGTTCTTGTTTAAGAGACGGAGGCGTTAACGAATAACTAAAACAGGGCGGGTTGCCTTCTGGCGTGTTCAATTTTGCGCATGGTGGCGATGATTTCGTAAATGGCTTTTTCAGACAAGTGATGCTTTTTAGCTAACGGCTTGATGTTACGGCCAGTAAACTCATTATAGATCTCCATGTTACGAATTTGACGCTGTAGTGCATCACCTCGCGGTAAATAGACCTGACCACCACCGATGAACTCCCCAAGTGCTAAAGAGAGCTTTAAAGATAATCCAGATTGCTCAATGCCATTTTGAATTAACTGAGCATCGAGCAGGGTATGGATCTCATGCAGCAGCACTGGCCAGAACTTCACAGGGTCGCCTGCCATAAAGTCAATGTGATCGAGCAGGCTTTCATCAAGCTCTAAATGTTCAAACATATCTTGTTGCGGCATAAATAAACCCTCCCACGTTATATGGGAAGGTTAAAGCAAGGGGAATGATCCTCAAGGGGAGATTTTTTGAGGTTAGATCTTTTAGTTACTAGGGGAGGTACTTAATTCAAACACGGCTGCACGCGCAAGCTCTTGTTCAGAGAGCTTAGCTTCTAATTTTTTGATAAATTCGCTATCTCTTTGAGCATCTTTAGCTTTTTTGATTCGCTCTTCGAGATATTCGATCTGTCTGTCAATGGCGCTAGTAGCCGCTAATTCTGCAACAGATGGTTTATTAGCTGTTTTGTAAGTCCAAAACTTAAAGCCAAAACCAACTAAAATGGGAGCTGCAGTAGTAACAATATCAATGTGCTCAGTGGGCACCCAAATATTAGCAATGCCAACTAGAAGAGCTGAAACGCCTCCAATGGACATAGGCGCAGAAGGTTGTTGGCCATTGTTATTGCTCATCAACAATACGCCTCGCTTTCAAAATCTCTTTTGCCAACTCAGACGAATTAGACAGTTTTACCTTTTTACGAGTAATGTTACCTTTTTCGTCTTCTGTTTCCAAAATGATGGTCGTTATAGGATAAAAATGAGACACAAGTATACGACCCAACTGTCTACTCATCTGAGCTAACCACGGAAGGGACATGACAACACCAATAGTTATCAGTATTACAGTGTATGGATCGTATATTTCAGTCATCGTTTTGAGCCGTTAACCAACCTGTCGAATGAATTCTTCAATAGTATATGTAGTTTTACTTTGCCCGTCCGGTTTAGTCTTCACAGTTTCAGTAAGCTTGATATGAGCGGGTACGGTTTTATTAAACTCTGCATAACCTTTATTAATTCTGTCAATGAAGGCTTGGTCTTTCATTTTTGCAGAGACTAAATCGCCGCTAGGCAGCTTAATCTTCCATCCAGAAGGGCCGTCGAAGTTTACCTGAGAAAAATGAATTGTCACTTGTTTTGTATCGTGATCTTCTTGAGTTAGGCTATTGCGAGGAAGTGCTTTAAATGATGTGGCATCTTCAGACTTGACGGTAGCAATAGCATTATTATCTGAGTCTTTGAAAATCGCTTTAGCCCCATCTTTACCATGAATCGGGCTATATAATACTTGCGTCAACTCCTTTCGAAATTTTTCGTCAGTGATGACAGATGAGATCTCTGGTGAAAAATTGACCGTAGCACCACTATCTAAGATTAGCTCACCTGTAGGCTTCCCGTTCTTTTTCACTTGAGCGACAATTTTTTGATCCTTAAGTTGCTCCATTGCACCGATGACTGTGTTAGTAATAGCTGTTCCACCAACGACAAAACCCAACAAAGCTAAGATGTCCTTTGAATTTTCACCAATAAAAGTGACAAATTCCACCATAAAAGAGCCTTCCTGATGCGCTTTCACTTGTACATCAACTAGAGAGTCTTCTCCGTTAATGATCTTGTTGGCAGCATTGATGGCACGACTAGTGCTTAAAATTGAAGCGCCTAACATTTCAGCACTAATCGTGTGACCTTTAGTTTCTTTCATATCATAGGAGAGTTTAAAGGTGTTTTCTTTTGTATTGATCTGACTTAAGTTCATATTGTGCCTATAAAAAAATTTTGCGACAGTATTAAACTGACAGCTCAACTTCGCAATAAGGATAATGCACCATATGCTAATAACTTGATATAGATCGGTATTTATATTGGCTTCTCCAATTCTGTTAACATTTTTGTAAAGGCATTAGCGACTTTCTCATAGCCCATTAGCTTGTTGGTACGCTCGTTCATTGGTACTGTCCAACCTTTGGCTTTGATTTCATCTATCATCACTCGTTGGTGCCAACGCTTTAGCGCTTCAACAACTCGTGAGGCTTGATATTCATTGCACCACGCGATGCAATCCACTTTATTCTCTTGGTTTTTAAGGATACGCTGAGCGTATTTATCCAATGCCGTTTCGGATTTATCTCGAACAAAGCCATGTTGATACATGGTTATCCAAATGGCGCGACACTTATCGATAATGGTGTTTTTCGATTTACCCGACTTAGGGCTTAAACGTTTTTTAAACGGCTTTTTATTATTGTTTACGTTGCGTTTAAAACCTTTGCTTTCCATTTCAGCTAATACGCTTTCCAGCTCTTTTATGCCCATCTTGCTGCATGATGCTTTATTGGTAATATTAGAGAGAAGTAGACGATAGGTTACATCATCCAATGTTAGTTCACGCTTGGCTACGTGGATGAGTTGAATCAGTTGGTTGCGGTTGCTCACTCATCGCCTCCCTTAACAAGCTCCAAACCTTCTAGCTTTTTAAACTGACGACAAAGAACAGAAGCTTTTGAGAAATATGGCCAATAATACTCATCAATCGCGTAGAGCTCTGGGTAATCTTTTTTGGTGCGTCGCTTGCCTATTGCTTTTTCCATACTTGCTTGTTGTTTTTTTGAATGGCGCGCTTTGGTTTTTAACTTCCAAATCTCTTTTAAAATGGTTGGCATGCCTTCAGGGTGCTCGTCGGATTTATCGCTACAAGTTAATGCACTAATCCAAGCCCCTTTGATGAGATCATCCACATATACCGTTAAAGTGGTTTTGTTTTCACCTTCACGCTCTCTGACAATATGAAGATCATAACCTTTGTATTTGAAGCAAACAGAAACAAATAGGCCGCTCATTTCTTTTTCAATCTTTACCCATTGCTCTTTGGTGATGTTATTCATCGAACTCTCCAAATTTTGGATGAAAAAATACCCGCAGCAGCGGGTATATAACGTGGCTACTGGTCTAAATGCACAATGGCATCGCTGGTGGGCGGAGGGCATAGCCCTAACACCCATCGTAGTGTTTCTTTAACACCGTCTTCGTAGGTCGAATCCGGGTAGCCTGTACTCTCTTTTTCAGTGATGGTTTCTGCATTTTCAATCTCTCGCTCTATGGCTCTTAACGAATGAGGAATAGTGAGTTGCCGATTCATGCCGCCTTACCTTGTTGATAGCGACTCGCCCATGCATCGCAAAAATCAGAACGAGATTGCGCCCAGTGACGATTTTCAGGTTTACGCGCATGTTGAGTGGCTACTGCCCAGGCAAACGTTGCTTCGATAAAAGATCCAACACGCTCAAGGCTTGCCGCATGTTCTGCATGCTTGGGATATTCGCTTTTTTCTTTCTGTATGGTTGTCGCAAACATAATGACTCCTCAGAGTGCAGCAAGATCGAGTGGGATGTTTTTCAACTTACCTTCACCATTACGCTCTTTGAAATTAAGGTAAGTTTTTGAACCAATCACCATGACCGCATCCGCAATGGCATCCATGCCATGGACCCAACGCTTATCGGTTGATAGCTCTTTATGCTGACGACGAAAGTCAAGAATGGTATTGGTGTTAATATTGCCTTCTTTATCTACTTTGAACGCTGAATACGCTAACACTTTAAATTCGTCCATTGCGCCAGTTGACCACTCATCAGCACAGGCTTTAATCAGGTCTTCTGCAATCTTTAGCTCTGGCCCCATCTTTATACGATCTTGAATAGAAATAGTGACTTGTACGCTGCCATCAAATGCACTAAAGGTGACGTTGCCTTTTTGCCCTCCTAAGCGTTTTTTAGAGGCGTATTTTTCAGCAAGCAAGTCAATGAATGCATAACAGTCGTCATACACGCTGCGCTTAAACTCTTTTAACATGGTTTGAGCTTCACGCGCCTTGGCAACGTGCTTGAGTACAAAATCGTTCATTTCGATGTCGTAATCGCTCACTGCAGTGATTGGAACGAGACGACCTTTGCGGTCTTTCATGTAACCTTCTACGGCTGCTTCTGTCATTGCTTTGCTCCTGTTTCGGTTAAGCATTTTGGTAATTTGGTCAGAATGTCTTTTCTAAGCTTATCTGCTAATTGGTTAACGCCACTGCTTTCACCTTCTATTGTGGCGATGGTGTAATTGATTCTGGCGTTGGTGGTATCCAGTGAAATGTTGATCACTACTTGGGCGCTTAATGCAGATTGCATGATGGCTCTCCTTGTCTCCAACTCACGGTGCAACCATCCACTTGCAGCGTATAAACCCGTGAAAAAACACCGTTTAAACACTGTTTAATCTCGGTGGCTTGCTTAGCCATTTCTGGCGTTGGTTGCTCAATATTAATGAGCGCACTTCGCGGGGTTCTCTTTGGGTTTTGAGGTTTGCAACCATGCTCGCGAAGCTTTCTAACTAGGTGAAAAGCTTTGTATTCTATTGCGCTTGTCATCATTCGTTTTCCTCTGAACCAGCTTCCTCCTTTATGTAGGAGGAAGCGGATTCACCTTGGTTATTGTTTGTGATTAAAGGGACGGTTTGTCACCTTCAATAACGTCTTCTAAATCTTTAAACGCTGCCTTGATATGATTAACGGTGACCGCTTGGTCTTGACCTTTGGCTGTCAGTGCAGCAAGCTTTAACGTGTTGGTTAATAATCGTAAACCACCTGGTTTCATTGCGATTTGATACATCAAGTCTCGCTCTGGCTTACTCACGATTCCCCACGCATCAGCCACATCCCTTACGTCATATTTCTTAACGTTGTGAATGACGAGTTTTTTACCTACGCGAGAAAATAGACGAGCAAAATCCATAGTTCGGTTGCCACCTGTTAGGTTGGAATACACTTGATGGTTTCCAACTAAGGCCATGCCGACATCAGCCCTGTCTTGGATAGAACGCAGCTCTTCCAGTGCTTCATAAGAAAGTTGGTCGGCCTCATCGACAATGAGCAAGCCTTGGCAACCATCCAACTTCTCGACAATCTGACGAGATAATGGAGCACTGCGGCGAGGTGGGGTGTGGATACCAATCTCTAGGGCAACCTCGTACAAACACTCAAGAACGCTGCCGCGTGATGGGCTTGATGTTATAAGCCACACGTTGGTGTTTTTCTTTTTATACTGTTTGATTGCTTGGGTTTTCGACACGCCAGGGTTACCGAAAATAATGGAGATATTAGAGGCAATTTGAGCGTATTGGAGCGCTCCCCAAATCTGCTTTACTGTCGTAGTTTCAATAAACCCAGGTACGTTAGGTGCCGTGGTTTGTTTTTTGTGGCGAAGCTCAAGCCATGCAACGAGATCGCTTGTGACACGGTTATTATCACCAGGGTAAATACCTTTCAAATATTGGCTCAGTGCCGTTTTAGACACGCCTGATTCTTTTGCAATTCCTCCTTGTGAAATGACACCTTCTTCAAGGACGCGTTGAAGGGTTTCAATGACATCAGTTGCGTTACGAGGCGTTGAGTTGGTTTGGCTCATGTTCTGTCCTTAATTAGATCGAATTTTTTTGTTCTTCGGCAAACTGGGCCAAGCCGCGCTGAAAGGCTGCTTGGTACTCTTCTTGGTCTAGCTCTTCTTCTATTTCCACCTGCTCAACACGAACGGTATTACCAACTGGACGGAATATTTCAACCACCTTAGTTTCCGGCATTTCAGGAGCTTCGCTTTTAGGTAAAAGAGCGGCAGCTTCTTTGATATTCATTCGTTTTTGAGCGGCAAGAGCTTGCTTGGTTGCTTTCACATATTGCTTACGATTACGGTCTTGCTCACGTGCCGCTGATTTATCATTAAACGCTACTTTTTCAATACACTCCGCCTCGCAGACCAAGCGACCATCTAGGGTGTAGCAGTAAACCGAACCATGCAGATTTTGCGGGTCGAAGCGAACAACAACCTTGCTCTGT encodes:
- a CDS encoding Mor transcription activator family protein, coding for MPQQDMFEHLELDESLLDHIDFMAGDPVKFWPVLLHEIHTLLDAQLIQNGIEQSGLSLKLSLALGEFIGGGQVYLPRGDALQRQIRNMEIYNEFTGRNIKPLAKKHHLSEKAIYEIIATMRKIEHARRQPALF
- a CDS encoding VpaChn25_0724 family phage protein, whose translation is MMKELLQKDRRLVILRVLYESAGYTANDSVLDCGLDAYGHKVSRDIVKAELVWLEEQGLISNEDLKGTFVSTITQRGIDVATGQATNPGVKRPSPV
- a CDS encoding DUF3164 family protein; its protein translation is MTEAAVEGYMKDRKGRLVPITAVSDYDIEMNDFVLKHVAKAREAQTMLKEFKRSVYDDCYAFIDLLAEKYASKKRLGGQKGNVTFSAFDGSVQVTISIQDRIKMGPELKIAEDLIKACADEWSTGAMDEFKVLAYSAFKVDKEGNINTNTILDFRRQHKELSTDKRWVHGMDAIADAVMVIGSKTYLNFKERNGEGKLKNIPLDLAAL
- a CDS encoding DUF5675 family protein; translation: MPEKKTLTLHRNYFKHGTFSYLTDDNGNVMFKTVERPNLNNQASVSCVSEGEYDLVQHTSPTFGKCLALEAETLGVTIWGPSQRTHILFHPANKVSELQGCIAPGFDFGVLDDEWAVLRSRDAMDELLDYLDGENAKLIIKRA
- a CDS encoding DUF3486 family protein translates to MAESTHTKHRISKIDQLPDELKSQLNMLLRDGKMSQEKIRTLVNVEIDQQGLADEPEYIKRNAMSRYAQTFRKGMERYEQAQQLTNQWVGQFGEIPQTDISRALIEIGKSQVFDFQMKALEKDKTIDPKTMGQLALAIKRLQEAQSGSVKLQQEVRKQAIEDAANKAEAVAQKAGMSSETVKMLKDELLGIS
- a CDS encoding ANR family transcriptional regulator encodes the protein MFATTIQKEKSEYPKHAEHAASLERVGSFIEATFAWAVATQHARKPENRHWAQSRSDFCDAWASRYQQGKAA
- a CDS encoding DUF2730 family protein; protein product: MKPETIDAIRAFTPWVMWGIGIGGTFAAFAMKKTFAEKKEVETLRQEHEVLKSKVSGLPNHEEFYELKLSIEAMRGDLKALSAALQPLQHISNLRLENDLRDKETA
- a CDS encoding AAA family ATPase; protein product: MSQTNSTPRNATDVIETLQRVLEEGVISQGGIAKESGVSKTALSQYLKGIYPGDNNRVTSDLVAWLELRHKKQTTAPNVPGFIETTTVKQIWGALQYAQIASNISIIFGNPGVSKTQAIKQYKKKNTNVWLITSSPSRGSVLECLYEVALEIGIHTPPRRSAPLSRQIVEKLDGCQGLLIVDEADQLSYEALEELRSIQDRADVGMALVGNHQVYSNLTGGNRTMDFARLFSRVGKKLVIHNVKKYDVRDVADAWGIVSKPERDLMYQIAMKPGGLRLLTNTLKLAALTAKGQDQAVTVNHIKAAFKDLEDVIEGDKPSL
- a CDS encoding gp16 family protein, with the translated sequence MSNRNQLIQLIHVAKRELTLDDVTYRLLLSNITNKASCSKMGIKELESVLAEMESKGFKRNVNNNKKPFKKRLSPKSGKSKNTIIDKCRAIWITMYQHGFVRDKSETALDKYAQRILKNQENKVDCIAWCNEYQASRVVEALKRWHQRVMIDEIKAKGWTVPMNERTNKLMGYEKVANAFTKMLTELEKPI
- a CDS encoding TraR/DksA C4-type zinc finger protein; amino-acid sequence: MTDWIDKSVSNQQIELERGIAMARNPMPHVEQVKVGDDVLCALCLEPIPRKRIEAHPDSTHCVGCLSELEDE